The Drosophila sulfurigaster albostrigata strain 15112-1811.04 chromosome 3, ASM2355843v2, whole genome shotgun sequence genomic sequence AGACAACTTCGATCATTTCCGATAAATGCTTTCTAAAGTCTTTTGCCGGCTTTCTCATGGTCTGCTCCGATTCGAAGGTGCGTCCCTTTCGCCACACCAGCACTTTGATAGGTaagttttgattatttttaagaagtatttatttttatacacgcTACTCATAGGGAAGAAATCCAAGAAATtaatgtaacaggcagaaggaggcatctccagCCGAAAATATATAGCCAAGTCCGTCCGTCAGTCTGTCCGTTTGTATTAACACCTAGATGTCACAGACTAGAAGAGATAGAGGTTTAATTTTTTTCggcagcacttgttatgtttgcacacagatcaagtttgcttcGAATTTCGTTACGTTTTttttccgcccctgcaaaaacatttttggtacatacaataattcctgaaaatttggatgcgattagataaaaatgtataatttattcaagaaatacGTTTGTAACATATGGCAAAAGAAGCCTTCAGCAAtaggattttatttttttttcgttctatggtacattttaaatgtagtacttttATATTCCAAGAACAATACTGCACTGTATTGCTcctattcaaaatggatagcgagtatctcacagtcgagcacactcgactttagctttcttatttgcttGTATTGCTCAGCTCTCAAGATGATGACCATACTAAATAGTCTGGTGACCTGGGAGCAGCCGCAGCTTAAGGAGATTTGGCTGCAAATGTGCGCCAATGTGTTTTTGCCACGCTCCAGCGACGTAGTCGATGATATACGTCATCTGTGCATTGCCGAGTGCGGCAGCTGGTTGCAAATGTATCCGCACTGTTTTGTGGACTTGCAGCACTTGCAACACATTTATGATGCGCTGAAGGACAGCTGCCCCAAGGTGTGTGAAGCAAGCCTCAAAGCGCTGCTCCAACTCTTTCACAATCCAAAGCTGAAAGCCTTTTGCCTGGAGCAGGGCATCAACCATCGTGTCACGCTGCTGGGACTTTGTCTGAGCAGCGAGAGTGAGCTTGCTCAAATGTCGGTGCGACTGCTGATCACCTACTATCGCGTGGTGCCACACATACTGGACATGTCCATGCAACACGTGCTCGAGCAGCTCATCTTTGCCTCCCATCGGGGTGTGGCACAAGCGGCAGCCGAATTGGTTGCACTGCGCTACAAACACGCCTCGTCGGACAAGGAACGCATTCTGGTGCTGATCGAGGTCTTTCTGGAGTTTCAACAACACGATCACACTGCTTATCTCGTTGATGCTTTCTATGGTCACATCAACGTGGTGTTGGCTTGGCAGAGCATGGTGTCCATGCTGCTGGACGATGAGACGTTGAGTGCTCGCCAGTCCACGGTGCTCATCGATATACTCACACATGCTGTGAAGCAGGCGGTGACCGGCGAGATACCCGTGGGTCGATACACTGGCGAATTGGTGCGTCAACCGCATCCATATGCCAAGGATCAGGCAGGCACTATCATCTTGCCGCACTTAGCGACACTGCTGCACAAGTATCGCAACTGCAGTCAGGATCTGCGCAATCTGTTCGAGTTGCCGCAGTATATGACGTTGGGGCATTCACAGTTGACGGATATGCTGGAGCAGTTCAAGGACTTGCTGTTCgagcaggagcagctgctGGTGCTGCAGATGGGGGCCAAGACGCTGGAGCGTCTCAAcgagcagcagctggtgcCGTGTGATTTCCTCGAGACGCTGCTCAACAATGTTGTGACCAACTACAAAATTGCAGCCAACGCTTGGCTGGCTTATATATCGGAGAGTTCTACTAAACGTCTGCTGATGACGCTGCGTCTGCTTTCGGCATTCTATGCCTGCTTCGATCTGGACAAGTGGCAGCTAAGCGACAATTTGTTGGCCATTCTGCAGCAGGCGTCTGCGAATTCCAGCGTTGCTTCGCCACCAACTGAAGCATTAACGCACTATTTGTCCATCGTTTATGTGGCGCTCTCTTGGGATCTGAAGCGTGTACAGGACTTGGCCAATCAGAACAAGGATGTTGCTGATGAGTGCTACACGCTAAGCAATCGATTGAAGAAATTCTTCAGTATCAACTTTGCGATCATCAAAGCGGAATCATTAATTACTGATGTGGCCTGTGATGTAAGTTTAGCAGAGATTATTCTTTATTACTATACATATGATACTATTTAAACTTGCTTGTCTAGGTAAGTGACAAAGGTTTAGCTgagatttttgtttaatactatatatgtatatagtatacatacatactttaatactatatatacttttaatacTATCTAAACTTTCTTTTCCAGGCCTTTGTTTATCTCTGTGATCTGTTTGTGTTATTTGCGGATCATTTGCGCAAGAGCAGCAATGGATCCATTCAGGCCTTGGAATACAAATCCAAGCGCACCGACCACGAACAATTGGAAACCTTCTTGGAGCTTTATGTCTTTGATGGGACTGTTGAGGGATCTGTTGCCAAGTTGCTCGAACCGCATCAGTTTGATGTGCTGCAGAGCAAGCGGCGTGTGCTGGTCAGCTACCTCAAGCTGGTCTTCCACAATGTGATGCCCATGATGCGGGCCTGCGTTGTCTATCAATACTACGAACAGGTGAGTCGGGGAATGTAGATTAAAAATCTAGGActcaacttattttttttacatattgtTAAATTTACAGTAGGTTTAAATTCTTATCATACAAATAGCAACTAAccttaattcttttttttcagtaTCATCCCGTTTTTGGGGACATTATGCGTGCCACCATGGAGCGCAGTCTGTCCATGAACCCGACGAACTTTGGCATGACTGTGATGCACACCTGTCTGCTGGTCTATAGACGCATCAGGACCTGCTATCCGAATGCTTTTCAAGCTGCTGCTTCACCGGATTTCAACAAGCTGCTAAAACTGGCCAAATTGTTGGCCGAGTTGTTCTACATTAAGCCACTGGAAGTGCGTTCAGGTGTGGCCATTTTACATCGTGCTGGGATCAGATTTGCTGTAGAAATAACTCCCGACGATCCATCGGCTGCTCCCAAGGATCTATTGTATCTGAGTGTCGTGCAACAGTTTGTGCCACAATTGCTCGATCAGGACATTCGCGATGTGTTGGAGTCCATGAAATTCATTGAGCAAGCTCCGTTGCCAAGTCGTTCGGATGAATGGCAACCGTTGTTTTCCTATCGCAACTCTCTGGAGATTTCCCTCAGAGTTGGCAGTCGTCGttaatatttggaaatttcgTTACATTTCTAATTGTTACACAATGAATGATAATTTGAGACAACTAACAACTTCCACCTAGTCCATTAAACAGCACTCGAAGTTCGGTTCTGTTTAACAAACTGTGCAATTCAATATCAGAAGCAATAATTACAATTCTATTGTTTGTTCGCAATTTGGCAATAGTTTTTCATTAtctttatacaaattttttctTTCAAGTCCCTTTGATGTAACCGATCTTTTTCAGCTGCATTAAATTATCCAAAATCGAACTTTCATACCAATACACATTATACACATGGAATTACACTTATTGcaatattatacaatttctAAACACAATAAATGCAATACTTATATTTCTAAAATCTCGATGTTTTACTAACTtagttgttatatttataaatgtttttacttttatttaaaaataaaaattacaatacaaatCGGTGAGAAATGTAATTTTGacaatattctaaaataagaataatttattactttgggtatgaaatagttttgtatacTTTTACTATTGTTTATTTCGAAAAACATTTCACATATATGAAGAGTATTTTTATTCACTATAAACATTTGACAATTCGTTGAtgactaaatttaaaatttgacatttcatcaaaaaatacttttaaactCTCTGtattaaagatatttaaaaacacatttcggAAATTTCTAGACACATCCGTCCGCTATATTGCAATTTGTGATTGCATTTATAAATCCCACAGaactttcaattttcaatCTTACCGATGTCATAACCAGTTTGTTAATCCTTTTTGGgctttcaattttcaaacCTTGAATGGATTCGAATTGCAATGCAGACATGATGCTGCTTGTGTCAAGCGTATtacagaaatattttcaaaactatATTCGAATCACAAATACACAGAAACTGATGATGGGATATCGAAGGCATCCCTTGCGGCATTCTGGGGCATTATGACCTTTGTATGACGATTGTCAATGCCATTTCCACAGCAGCCATTTGCAGCTGAAAGCTAACGTCTGCTTTTTGTGAAAAGGTTGCATAATATGCGGATGCAGttgcagaagcagcagcagaagcagagaagCCGTCACCCTGCATTCAATCAAATGTTGTACGGTGGAGGGAGATTGCAGCAGAGGCAGCTGCCTCCGACCGAAAATGTATCGAATTTCCATGTTGCATTCAacgaaattttcaatttcaattcgaatgctcgtcgtcgtcgtcgccgggTGCTGACAAATTGACTCGCAATGAACCTCGCTCAAAAAAGGCTGTCAAAGGATGTGCACGAAGCACACGAGCTAACACGTCCTTTGACACCCGCTCGTCGACCCTCGACCCCCATTAACAGCAGGATCAAGGTGCAAGCAATATTCGGCATTTGTCAATTTGGGAAGTAATTCAAGTGGACGCCGTCGTGGCACTtctgttttttggttttaggtAACCCATATTGATGTCCATGTCCATTTCCTTGGCACATGCCAAGTGTCCGGCTTGGGTGTCGCATTACGAAGACGTTCAAGTGTTTCTCTTGCGCCTGACGTCATAAACTGGGCCATAAAACTAGAGCAGCGACCCATCCACAAAAATGTGGATGCAGCGGTTGTGAATGGAGGAGCAGCTCCAAGGAGGTTCAGATTTCCAGCACAGCTGCGggagcagcaacgacagcaggtCGTTAGCCACGGCAACATCTGCAATCTAAATTGGCCCATCTACAGATCAGACCAgatctctgtctttctctctctctctcgctccctcATCATCAATTTCGCGTAACGGGCTAAAGACCGCTAGACGCAAGCGAGTCCTGCCACAATTGTATTTCACGCCCTCTCTCGGGGCAACGGGAACAGAGTTGGCCACTTGGCTGACTGCCAGCGGCACAGATGTGCTGATGCGATGCGATTCGaatcagcagcaaaagcagcagcagcagcaacaacgacacaacgacaacaaggcTGCGGTTGCGGTTTAACAAGATGCGTTGCCGCCTCCGACACACGCCTCCGCCTTCGTCTTCTTATTCTTCTTGGCTTGCTGCTGCCCTTTCGATCGTTTTGTGCGATAAACGTTGCTCGCTTCGCCTCGATTAGTTTCTTGGCCGAGTTTCAAGCCAAAAGTGTAACAGCATTTTCTGACACACGCGCATCTGTCGTCCTGCAGAAGGGGCAACTCTATAGGGTTGCCTTACCCCTTCTCCACACAGTCGAAATGTACCGAAATTTTGCAACGACACGTGGCACTTGATTCATATCAAATTTCTGGCCACAAATTGTATTACACACAATGCGCAACTGCAACTATTTGGGAGTTCACATTTCGTTTTCCCTTTAAGAAGGGTTTCCTCTGTTTCTTCTCCGCCGTTCtcctctttatttatttttttggctctGCCAACTGTCAACTCATTTGAGCATATTTATTGCCAGTTGCCTGCAGCCAACGTGGGGGAGGTTGCAACTgttattaacaacaatttattgctCTCGGTTATTTTTTGGCTTAAAAAATGCAgggaaatttcatttgctgccGTTTTATAACGCGTGCAAAACGCGTGCGGCGTTGCCAactactatttttttttggcaagttGACAATCCCCAACAATGGCGAGTTATTTTGCTGCTGACTCCCCAGCAAATAGCTTaaaaggcaataaaaataGCATTGTTTGCAAAAAATGATAAGCATTTACTACTTCCAGctcaatcaaaataaatttattaagcaaTCGAACTGCAAATTCCTGTGATTGTTGGCAATCTACTCGCATTAAGCTGAGCAATTGGCAACTATCGATAACTTGCCGTGCCAAATTATAACTGCCAAAAATGGATTATCGATTGTTCGATGAGCACAAATTGtgagaaatatgcaaataaaaatcgatTGT encodes the following:
- the LOC133842821 gene encoding cohesin subunit SA-2; this translates as MSSNSKEVELNGVEEMELAELLSRSSCDENKENEEALDDDEDDMELCSPQPRNFPYSSPNNPRDNTLLKRVRNKKLKTKHICESWIKLYSSDAKAALIQLLQFVLEASGSQYLLPSNLKFPFDNMDILIMATAHFGNKSLAYPLIMKSADTYVEEICNFVQQLLNMLQTTSIISDKCFLKSFAGFLMVCSDSKVRPFRHTSTLIALKMMTILNSLVTWEQPQLKEIWLQMCANVFLPRSSDVVDDIRHLCIAECGSWLQMYPHCFVDLQHLQHIYDALKDSCPKVCEASLKALLQLFHNPKLKAFCLEQGINHRVTLLGLCLSSESELAQMSVRLLITYYRVVPHILDMSMQHVLEQLIFASHRGVAQAAAELVALRYKHASSDKERILVLIEVFLEFQQHDHTAYLVDAFYGHINVVLAWQSMVSMLLDDETLSARQSTVLIDILTHAVKQAVTGEIPVGRYTGELVRQPHPYAKDQAGTIILPHLATLLHKYRNCSQDLRNLFELPQYMTLGHSQLTDMLEQFKDLLFEQEQLLVLQMGAKTLERLNEQQLVPCDFLETLLNNVVTNYKIAANAWLAYISESSTKRLLMTLRLLSAFYACFDLDKWQLSDNLLAILQQASANSSVASPPTEALTHYLSIVYVALSWDLKRVQDLANQNKDVADECYTLSNRLKKFFSINFAIIKAESLITDVACDAFVYLCDLFVLFADHLRKSSNGSIQALEYKSKRTDHEQLETFLELYVFDGTVEGSVAKLLEPHQFDVLQSKRRVLVSYLKLVFHNVMPMMRACVVYQYYEQYHPVFGDIMRATMERSLSMNPTNFGMTVMHTCLLVYRRIRTCYPNAFQAAASPDFNKLLKLAKLLAELFYIKPLEVRSGVAILHRAGIRFAVEITPDDPSAAPKDLLYLSVVQQFVPQLLDQDIRDVLESMKFIEQAPLPSRSDEWQPLFSYRNSLEISLRVGSRR